The window TCAATGCCTTCCCGGCTCAGTTACCCTTTGCCGTGGTCATCTCCCAGCATATGCCTGCCGGGTTTACCCTGGCCTTTGCCGACCGCCTGAACCGCATCTTTCCGTTTGAGGTCAAAGAGGCCGAGGATGGCGACGAGGTGCTCCCCAACCGGGTGCTGATCGCTCCCGGCGGGAAGAACATGACCTTTCAGAAGCTTCACGACTGCACCGTGGTCAGGATCTGTGCGCCATCACCACAAGACAAGTTCATTCCGTCGGTAGATGTCATGTTCTCATCACTGGCCCCGCTGTATGGAGCCAGGCTCCTGGCCGTTGTCCTCACCGGCATGGGAAACGACGGTAGCCGCGGTGTTGTGATGGTGAAGGATGCCGGGGGAGAGGTACTGGCGGAGGCGGAGGAATCCGCCGTGGTGTTTGGTATGCCGCGGGAGGCGATTGCCACCGGAGTGGTTGCACGAGTCGCCCCCATTGAACGGATGGGGCGGGAGATTGCCATGCAGTGCGGAATACTGATGGGAACTGCCTGAACATATTACCTGCTGACAGGAGCACATCATGCCATTGGACGATGACAAAGGTTTTCTCACCAGGGCCGAAGAGTTTATGCAGGTTTTCAAGAAAGGGGCTGAATTCACCCAGGACCTCATGCGGGAAAATGAGCGACTTCGTTTTCGTGTGTTGGAGCTGGAGAATGCCCAAGGGCCTTCAGCGGCCACTCCGCAGCAATCGAGCGAGAACCAGCGGCTCTTGCAACGTATTGCCGCGCTTGAGAGGGAAAAGGAGGAGATCCTCGAGCGGATCAGGCAGGTGGAGGAGGAAAACAAGGACTTCGCCAACCGCTATGTGGAGATAGAGTCGGAAAACAACAACCTGGCCAATCTGTACATTGCCAGCTACCAGCTGCACTCGACCCTCGATTTCAGGGAAGTATTGCAGATCATCACCGAGATCATCATCAACCTGATCGGTGCCGAAACCTTTGCCATCATGCTGCTGGATGAAAAGACCGGAATCCTTGAGGCTGTAGCCACCGAGGGGGTCGAGCGGTCGGATGTCCCGAAGGTGACGCTGGGAGGGGGGATCATCGGTGAAGTTGCCCGGACCGGGGAAAACTTTTTTGTCCCCGATCTCAACGACTACCAGATCGACCTCGACAACCCCATGGTCTGCATCCCGCTGAAGATCAAAGAACAGACGATCGGTGTCCTGGTCATCTACAAGCTGCTCCTGCAGAAAAAGTCTTTCGCCGACGTCGACTACGAGCTCTTCACCCTGCTTGCCGGCCATGCGGCAACAGCAGTTTTCAGCTCCCGTCTCTACTCGGATTCCGAGCGCAAGCTGAACACCATACAGGGATTTCTTGATTTGCTAACCAAATAGAGGTATAAAACGTTTTCCTGAGGGGGCAGACATGCAGGAATACAAGGTGCTGATTGTTGAGGATTCGCCCACCATGCGCCAGCTCATATCATTTGCCCTGAAGCGGTTGCGCGGGATAAAGATTGTAGAGGCGAACGACGGGGTGGACGGTCTGAAAAAGCTGTCGGCCGAGCAGTTCGATCTGATCTTTACCGACATCAACATGCCGGTCATGGATGGACTCAAGCTGGTCAGTATTGTGCGCGGCGATGCAAATCACAGCCACATCCCCATTGTCATCATCACTACCGAGGGTGCGCAGGAAGACCGGGAACGGGCTCTGGCACTCGGCGCCAACGACTATATCACCAAACCGATTCAGCCGAATCGGATTCTGGATGTGACACGGGGCTTGCTCAATATTCCGTGAGCCCCGCTCGCACCCCTTCTTCTTCCACCGCCCCTTTGCGAGGAGTCAGCCTTGAAACGCTTCTTCTTGCCGGCCTTGTTCCTGCTGGCCGCTCCGTTGCTGCTGTTCGCCAAGGACTACAAGCAGGTGACCTTCCCTACCGAGAATGCCGGCCCGGTCATTTTCGACCACGACGTTCATGTCGGAAAGCTTGCCAACGACTGTACGGTCTGCCATAACTCCCTGTACAAGATCGGAACCAAGAATCCCACCGCCACCATGGCCGACATGGAGCAGGGGAAGTCGTGCGGGAAATGCCACAACAAGGTGAAGGCGTTCGCACTGGCCGAATGTGTCCGCTGTCATGTGGTGGGCAAGGTTCCTATTGTCATCCCCGATTTCGGGACCCTGCTCTTTGACCACAAGTTCCACCTCGGCCTCTATACCTGCGCGGACTGTCACAACAAACTGTTCTACGCCAAATCGGGGAGGAATCCCCATGTGACCATGAAGCAGATGGAGGAGGGGAAGTCCTGCGGTGCTTGCCACGACGGCAAGACCGGTTTTTCCGTCAAAGGGGAATGCACCCGTTGTCACGCGGTCAAGGATATCCCGTTTGCCGCTGCCGATCCGTTCAGCCACGACTATCATCTGAAAAAACAGTACGGCTGCTATGACTGTCACAGCAAGCTGTTCGTGGCCGGTCCCAATGCCAAGCGCTACACCATGCGCGAGATGGAGACGGGCAATTCGTGCGGCGGCTGCCACAATGCCCAGATCGCCTTCTCTGTCAAGGGGGACTGCAACCGTTGTCACAAGCAGGTGGGGGATGTCCGGTACAAGGCAGCCGATGCCTTTTTCCCCCATGCCTTTCACCTGACCATCTATCGCTGCAACGACTGCCACAGCGGGCTCTTTACCGCGGGTCCCCGCCGTACGCCGTATACCATGGCCGACATGGAAAAGAAGATCGGCCGCTCCTGCGGTTCCTGCCATGAAGGAGATGTGGCGTTTTCAGCCTATGGCAGTTGCGATCGCTGCCACAAGGGGACCAAGGAGCTTGAGTGGAAGGTTCCCGGCGGCGGTACGGTCATCTTCAGCCATACCTTTCACATGGGGAAGAAGTACCGCTGTGACGACTGCCATTTCAAGGTGTTCGGAACCGGCACCATGGCCAAGCGGTTTACCATGAAGCAGATGGAGGAGGGGAAGTCGTGCGGTGCCTGCCATGACGGCAAGGCCGCCTTCAATGTCACCGGGAGCTGCGGCCGCTGCCATCCGGTGCGGGATATCGATTTCGTCCTTGATGCCGGCTTCAGTCACTCCTATCATTATGTGCTCTACTCATGCACTGCCTGCCACAACAAGCTCTTCAAGGACGGCTCGGGCAACGTGAGCCGGACCATGGTGGACATGGAGAAGGGGCTCTCCTGCGGCGGTTGCCATTTGAGCGGCAAGGATGCCTTCAGTGTGACCGGGAGCTGTGACCGCTGCCACCGGTCTGCCCCCGAAGTGGTCATCCAGACACGGGGCGCCGGCCCGACCCCCTTCAGCCACAAGGTCCATACTCCGTTGTACAAGTGTGAGAACTGCCACAACAAGGTCTTTACCACCGGCGTTGCCGCACGGCGCTACAGCATGGCCCAGATGGAGCGGGGGCAGTCCTGCGGGGTCTGTCACAACGACAAGGATGCTTTCACGGCCAAGGCCAACTGTACCCGCTGCCATCCGGTGAAGGATATCCCCTATCCGGCGTCGGGCGGTCTGTTCAAGCATACTGCCCATATCAGCCTCTACCGGTGCGATTATTGCCATGACAAAATATTTGTCCCCGGTCCGGGCCGCCAGCCCTATACCATGCCGAACATGGAGGGGGGGAAATCCTGCGGAGCCTGCCATGACGGCAAAGCGGCCTTTTCGGTCAAGGGAGACTGTGACAAGTGCCATCCGTTTACCAAGGCGATCCGCTACGACTTTCCCGACAAGAAGACCACCAGCGTCCTTTTCAGCCACAAGGTGCACAAGGAAAAGGGGTACAAGTGCGTTGACTGTCACTACAAGATCTATGGAACCGGGGTCAACCGGCGGTCATATTCCATGAGGGAGATGGGCAACGGCAAGTCGTGCGGCGCGTGCCATGGCTACAACATTACCGGAAAACCCAACTGTACCAAATGTCACTTTGTTTCCGATACCTCGGGTGATACCAGGTGGTCACCCGAATGATCATCTCGTTGGCGATGCCTTGACATGAGGTGCAACTATAACAGGGAGACGCGTTCGGCAGGCAATGCCCGAATGCGGCCCATTGAAAGTGGAGGAGCACGTGGAGGAGAAATATATCCCGCAACGGGTGGAAGAGAAGTGGCAGGCACATTGGGAGAACGGCAAGAGCTTCAAGGTTGTTCATGATGATACCCGCAGGAAATACTACCTGCTGGAGATGTTTCCCTATCCGTCGGGGCGGATCCACATGGGGCACGTCCGCAACTACTCCATCGGCGATGTGGTGGCCCGCTTCAAGCGGATGAACGGCTTCAACGTCCTCCACCCCATGGGGTGGGACGCCTTCGGCATGCCTGCCGAGAACGCGGCGATCCAGAACAAGAGCCACCCTGCCGACTGGACCTACCAGAACATCGACTACATGCGGAAGCAGTTGAAGAAGATGGGGCTCTCCTACGACTGGGACCGGGAGTTGGCCACCTGCGACCTGGATTACTATCGCTGGGAGCAGAAGCTCTTTCTGCAGATGTATGAAAAGGGGCTGGCCTACAAGCGCAACGCGGCGGTCAACTGGTGCCCCAAATGCGAGACCGTCCTTGCCAACGAGCAGGTGGAGGATGACTGCTGCTGGCGGTGCGACAGCGAGGTGACCCAGAAGGAGCTTGACCAATGGTTCTTCCGGATCACCGACTATGCCGACGAACTGCTCGACCATACCCAGAAGCTCCCCGGCTGGCCGGAGCGGGTTCTGACCATGCAGCGCAACTGGATCGGCAAGAGTTTCGGCTGCGAGATCGACTTTCCGCTGGAAGGGCGCGACGGAGCGATCCGGGTATTCACCACCCGCCAGGATACCCTTTATGGCGCCACCTTCATGTCGCTCGCCCCGGAGCACCCGCTGGCGCTGGAACTGACCACCGCGGCGAACCGCGACCGGGTGGAGGCCTTTGTCGACAAGGTGAAGAAGACCGACAAGGCGCGGCGAACCGCCGAAGATCTGGAAAAGGAAGGGGTCTTTACCGGCTCCTACTGCATCAACCCGGTTACCGGGCGGCGGATGCCGGTCTATCTGGCCAACTTCGTCCTCCTGGACTACGGCACCGGTGCCGTCATGGCGGTTCCGACCCATGACCAGCGCGATTTCGAGTTTGCCCGCAAGTACGATCTGCCGCTGCAGGTGGTCATCCAGCCTGCCGGCGAGACCCTCGATCCCGCGACCATGACCGCTGCCTACACCGCCGACGGGATCATGGTCAATTCCGCCCAGTTCGACGGCATGGAGAGCACCGCGGCCAAGGAAAAGATCGCCGACTACCTGCAGGAAAAGGGGATCGGCACGAAAACGGTCAATTTCCGCCTTCGTGACTGGCTGATCTCGCGCCAGCGCTACTGGGGCAACCCGATCCCGGTCATCTACTGCGACAGCTGCGGCGTGGTGCCGGTTCCGGAAAAGGACCTGCCGGTGGTGCTCCCCAAAGACGTGGCCTTCACCGGCGAGGGGGGGAACCCGCTGGCCAGGGTCGAGTCGTTCGTCAAGGTGGACTGCCCGCTCTGCGGCAAGCCGGCGCGCCGGGAGACGGACACCATGGATACCTTCGTGGAGTCGTCTTGGTATTTCCTCCGTTACTGCTGCCCGACCTTTACCCAAGGCCCCCTGGACAAGGGAGAGACCGAGTACTGGATGTCGGTGGACCAGTATATCGGCGGCATCGAGCATGCGGTTCTCCATCTCCTCTATGCCCGCTTCTTCACCAAGGTCCTGCGCGATCTCGGCTATGTGAATATCGACGAGCCGTTCATCAATCTCCTCACCCAGGGGATGGTCATCAAGGACGGTTCCAAGATGAGCAAGTCCAAGGGGAACGTGGTCGATCCGGACGCGCTCATCACCCGGTACGGCGCCGATACGGCCAGGCTCTTCTCCCTGTTCGCGGCACC of the Geobacter sp. genome contains:
- a CDS encoding cytochrome C → MKRFFLPALFLLAAPLLLFAKDYKQVTFPTENAGPVIFDHDVHVGKLANDCTVCHNSLYKIGTKNPTATMADMEQGKSCGKCHNKVKAFALAECVRCHVVGKVPIVIPDFGTLLFDHKFHLGLYTCADCHNKLFYAKSGRNPHVTMKQMEEGKSCGACHDGKTGFSVKGECTRCHAVKDIPFAAADPFSHDYHLKKQYGCYDCHSKLFVAGPNAKRYTMREMETGNSCGGCHNAQIAFSVKGDCNRCHKQVGDVRYKAADAFFPHAFHLTIYRCNDCHSGLFTAGPRRTPYTMADMEKKIGRSCGSCHEGDVAFSAYGSCDRCHKGTKELEWKVPGGGTVIFSHTFHMGKKYRCDDCHFKVFGTGTMAKRFTMKQMEEGKSCGACHDGKAAFNVTGSCGRCHPVRDIDFVLDAGFSHSYHYVLYSCTACHNKLFKDGSGNVSRTMVDMEKGLSCGGCHLSGKDAFSVTGSCDRCHRSAPEVVIQTRGAGPTPFSHKVHTPLYKCENCHNKVFTTGVAARRYSMAQMERGQSCGVCHNDKDAFTAKANCTRCHPVKDIPYPASGGLFKHTAHISLYRCDYCHDKIFVPGPGRQPYTMPNMEGGKSCGACHDGKAAFSVKGDCDKCHPFTKAIRYDFPDKKTTSVLFSHKVHKEKGYKCVDCHYKIYGTGVNRRSYSMREMGNGKSCGACHGYNITGKPNCTKCHFVSDTSGDTRWSPE
- a CDS encoding leucine--tRNA ligase, whose amino-acid sequence is MEEKYIPQRVEEKWQAHWENGKSFKVVHDDTRRKYYLLEMFPYPSGRIHMGHVRNYSIGDVVARFKRMNGFNVLHPMGWDAFGMPAENAAIQNKSHPADWTYQNIDYMRKQLKKMGLSYDWDRELATCDLDYYRWEQKLFLQMYEKGLAYKRNAAVNWCPKCETVLANEQVEDDCCWRCDSEVTQKELDQWFFRITDYADELLDHTQKLPGWPERVLTMQRNWIGKSFGCEIDFPLEGRDGAIRVFTTRQDTLYGATFMSLAPEHPLALELTTAANRDRVEAFVDKVKKTDKARRTAEDLEKEGVFTGSYCINPVTGRRMPVYLANFVLLDYGTGAVMAVPTHDQRDFEFARKYDLPLQVVIQPAGETLDPATMTAAYTADGIMVNSAQFDGMESTAAKEKIADYLQEKGIGTKTVNFRLRDWLISRQRYWGNPIPVIYCDSCGVVPVPEKDLPVVLPKDVAFTGEGGNPLARVESFVKVDCPLCGKPARRETDTMDTFVESSWYFLRYCCPTFTQGPLDKGETEYWMSVDQYIGGIEHAVLHLLYARFFTKVLRDLGYVNIDEPFINLLTQGMVIKDGSKMSKSKGNVVDPDALITRYGADTARLFSLFAAPPEKDLDWSDHGVEGSFRFLNRVWKLVYELCPLVSRAGALDVATLRDEAKELRRVTHKTIRKVTDDVGERFHFNTAIAAIMEMVNAMSAFEPKSEPANLPVLKEAVEALVLMLAPFVPHFSEELWQSLGNVGGLEQAGWPSFDPEAAVDEEMLVVLQVNGKLRGKVTVPVDATQETVQQMALADPKIQIHLEGKSVRKVIYVPGKLLNIVVG
- a CDS encoding response regulator — its product is MQEYKVLIVEDSPTMRQLISFALKRLRGIKIVEANDGVDGLKKLSAEQFDLIFTDINMPVMDGLKLVSIVRGDANHSHIPIVIITTEGAQEDRERALALGANDYITKPIQPNRILDVTRGLLNIP
- a CDS encoding GAF domain-containing protein, with protein sequence MPLDDDKGFLTRAEEFMQVFKKGAEFTQDLMRENERLRFRVLELENAQGPSAATPQQSSENQRLLQRIAALEREKEEILERIRQVEEENKDFANRYVEIESENNNLANLYIASYQLHSTLDFREVLQIITEIIINLIGAETFAIMLLDEKTGILEAVATEGVERSDVPKVTLGGGIIGEVARTGENFFVPDLNDYQIDLDNPMVCIPLKIKEQTIGVLVIYKLLLQKKSFADVDYELFTLLAGHAATAVFSSRLYSDSERKLNTIQGFLDLLTK